The Mesotoga sp. UBA6090 sequence GAGCGTTATACGAAACAATCTGCCGGAAGCGATTGCTCTGGTGAGCGACGGCGACTTTCTTGGACCCAACGACATCAAACACCTCTCAAAATTGATGGACAGAATAGATTGCGTCGTAGTCGGTCCAGGAATCGGAAGAAAAGAGGACAGTGTCGAATTCGTATTGCAGTTGTTGAGGAGTTTCCCCGATAAGAGTTTTGTTGTAGATGCCGACGGCCTTTTCGCTATCTCAAAGGATCTCTCGGTCCTATCAAGGTCAATGAAAATTCTTATAACCCCTCACCCGGGAGAGTTCGGCCGGCTTAATGAAGGGAGAACAGATCTGGAGTCTTTCATGGGGTTCTGTTCCAGTCGCGGGACACGTGCGATTCTTAAGGGCGCTGCATCTGTTTTTTGTAACGCAAGCGGAAAGATATCGATCAACACAGCGGGAAACACAGGCCTCGCAAAGGCGGGAAGCGGTGATCTCCTCTCAGGATCGATTGCCGGTTTTGCAGCCCAAACAGGAGATCTCGACCAATCTGCGATACTGGGAATGTACTTCATGGGCAAAGCAGCCGAGCTTTCAAGAATTTCAGAGTCCTCAAATTCTGCCTCAAGAATTGCAGACTCCTTCTCACTTGTCTTTAAGCAGTTCGAGCAGAATGCAAAGGAGAAACTCCATGGAACTAAGCCATAACTTATCTCAGCGACTTGAGCAGAAACTCGGCCTCTCTCTGAAGGCTCAGCAGGCCCTGAAACTGCTTCAGCTCAATTCACTCGAAATCTCTGCCGAACTCGAAGAGATAGTACAGGCAAACCCTCTTCTTGAAATAAAGAGAGAAGACTACGAACTGATAGAAGAAAGCAAGGAAAGCGATAGAGAGCCTGAAGACGAGGAAAATATAGACGATGGAGATTATTACTCACTCCCTGCGAGCAACTCCATCTACATGAAACAAGAAAGCACGGATCGCGACGGCTGGGACTTCGACAGAATTGAAGCCCAACAGCCGACCTTCAGAGAGATACTCAGGGACTTTGCTTTCTACATACTTGACGATGACCTCTTCTGTCTCTTCGAGATTCTGCTGGATAACATGGACGATCTCGGAATGATTACCTCAGACCTTGAGACAATTGCCCGGGAAAATCACTGCCCCTTCGATGGACTCTCTGCAGTCATTTCGGCTATGAGGGACGGTGGCTTCGACGGCGTCTTTGCCTCGAATCGCGAAGAACTCGAAACCCTTATGGGGCCAGGCCTCTTCCCTTCATCGGGGTACAGCGATGGCTCCTATGTAAGATACGTCGAGCCGGACGTCTATATTGAGTTTCTCGATGAAAAGTTCATAGTCACCGTCAGGGATTACTCGCTCGTATTGAACGTTGATGAATCATATGAAGAGATACTTGAACGTGGCGAAAGGGCGGCAAGAAAATACCTTGAAGACAAGCTCGAAGAAGCAAAGTTTTATATAACGGCCCTTGAAAGAAGGAAAGCGACGCTTATCACAATCGGAAATGAGATAGTGATGAGAAATGCACCCTTTCTTCTGAAAACAAGCGACAAGATCAGGCCTTTAAAGATGAATTCGATAGCAGACAAGATAGGTGTCGTAGTCTCCACCGTCAGCCGCGCCGTGAAGGATAAGTTTGTTCAGACTCCTGTCGGGACCTTCCCGATCAGGTACTTTTTCGGCAACGTGCAGGAAAAGGAACAGGCCCTCGAAGTGATAGCCGAGATCGTCCGGGAAGACCCCGACATTTCAGACGCGCAGCTTGTAATCGAACTCAAGAACAGGGATATCTGCATTGCCAGGAGAACCGTCAACAAGTACAGACACCAGCTTGGACTGGGAAAATCAAAATGATGACAAAGGCAGTGCTTTTTGTCGGTGGGGAATATATATCTTCTACGGAATTCTACATGAGAAAGTTGCAGGAAACTTCTTTTGTGTCGGCCGCCGATTCAG is a genomic window containing:
- a CDS encoding RNA polymerase subunit sigma-54, encoding MELSHNLSQRLEQKLGLSLKAQQALKLLQLNSLEISAELEEIVQANPLLEIKREDYELIEESKESDREPEDEENIDDGDYYSLPASNSIYMKQESTDRDGWDFDRIEAQQPTFREILRDFAFYILDDDLFCLFEILLDNMDDLGMITSDLETIARENHCPFDGLSAVISAMRDGGFDGVFASNREELETLMGPGLFPSSGYSDGSYVRYVEPDVYIEFLDEKFIVTVRDYSLVLNVDESYEEILERGERAARKYLEDKLEEAKFYITALERRKATLITIGNEIVMRNAPFLLKTSDKIRPLKMNSIADKIGVVVSTVSRAVKDKFVQTPVGTFPIRYFFGNVQEKEQALEVIAEIVREDPDISDAQLVIELKNRDICIARRTVNKYRHQLGLGKSK